CTTCCTAGTTTGCTCTCTGATTTTCATTGAGTATTAGCCGAATCTTTTCCTACCATTATACCATTTTTTTGATGATTTTCAAAATGAAGATTTGTTTTCAAAAAAGAGCTGGTTGCCCAACTCTTTCCTATCTGCTATTCTTTTTCCATTAAAAAGTCATAAATTTCTTGCACGGTACCCAGCGCCATCATTTCTTGGTCTTTAACGGTTTGTTTGAGATTTTGGTAAATCCGACTTTCTCCTATCTCTCGCTTTGGCGCTTCCTTATTGACTGTCATAACACCATCTTTGATGGTCACAAAGCCTAGTTCTTCAAAGACTTGAATCATCTTGACAAGTAAGATTTGTTGAATATTGAGATAAGTGGCCAAATCCTTCAGTTTATAGCGAATATCAAACTCTGGAAACTGGTAGATAGTCTTGTACAATTTTGCAAACTGATCTCTAGTCCCATAACCTGTCAGATAGTAGGCCTTATCAATATCATTTTTGAAATAGACAGCGGAAAAATTCTGTTTCTGAAAAATGGTCTTCAGCTGAGTAATATCTTCAGGAATGGTTTTCACGACAATAGCTTCACTAGCCGCTATATTTGGCACTTCTCCAGCAAAATCCAAGACTGGAACTCCTTCTGGCAAGACTGCATTCTTCCCACGGATGTTAAAGAGTTGAACACCCTCCACACGCGCATCCACCATCATCAACTGGAGGGCAGTTTGGCCATTCCATTGGTTGACAGACAATTTGACTGCCAGCTCTAAATTCTTGGTTTGAGCAAACTCTGTCGCCCATCTGCCTTGGCCAAAGGCTACCACTTCAAAACTCGCCTCACCTTTGGAAATTTTCAACTTGAGATGAGCATTGCCTGCCCCCATAGTACGGGCACTTTCGACCTGAAAATCCTTTATATAAAAGACAGGTTTCTGATTGTCCATTCCAAAGGGAGCTAAACGTTCAAAACTTTTGACCGTTTCCAAGCTAAGTGTCTCCAAATTCAGTTCTTCATCTAGATTTAACTTGTTCTTGCCAGCAGCATCTGCACCTTTTTCACGAACATAATCTTCCAAGACCTGAGATAAATCTGAGAGTTTCTCCACTTCCAGCGTCATTCCAGCCGCACCAGCATGGCCACCAAAGGCGATAAAGAGGTCTCGATGGGGATCTAGAGCCTCAAAAATATCGACCGCTTCCACACTACGAGCACTGCCCTTAGCACGACCGTCTTCTATATTAAGAACAATGACTGTCTGTCCCAATTCTTCCAACAAACGACCAGCCACGATTCCTAGAACCCCAGGATTCCAGCCTTCCTTGGCCAAGACTTGGACCTTCTTCTCAGGGTCCACCATGGTCTTAGCTTCTTCATAGATAGACTGGACGATTTCCTTGCGCTCTTCGTTTTTCTGATGAATCATAAGGGCAATCTCGTGAGCTTCCTCGTCGTCAAATCCAGTCAACAAATCAATAGCGGGATTAGGATCATCTAGACGTCCCAAGGCATTCAAACGAGGGGCAATCTGGAAACCAACCGTTTCTTCTGTTACTTCGTTGGCGGCAATCCCAGCCATGTCCAGCATTTCTTGTAGGCCAATACGCTGGGTATGACCTAACATTTCCAGACCATATTGAACCAAGATACGGTTCTCATCTGTCAAACTAACCATATCAGCAATGGTACCAATAGCAACCAAATCAAGCAATTCCACTTGTACTTCTTCTAACAGGGCACAAGCCAGCTTGAAAGCCACTCCGCAACCAGCCAAATATTTAAAAGGATAGTTCGCATCCGGATGTTCAGGATGGACAATGGCATAGGCATCAGGGAGGGTTTCAGGCATGGAATGGTGGTCTGTCACAATGACATCCACTCCCATAGACTGGGCCAATTCAATAGCCTCATGACCAGCAACCCCATTGTCCACCGTCACAATCAAAGAAATTCCTTCTTGCTCGATAAAGTATTTATAAACACTAGCATTTGGACCATAGCCATCAGTAAAACGATTGGGCAAGTAAACACGGCACTCGGCACCAAGTTGTTCCAAACTTTCCTTAACAATTGACGCCGAAGTCATGCCATCCGCATCGTAGTCTCCATAAACGAGAATATTTTCCCCCTCTTCAATGGCCTGACGAATCCGTTCCACTGCCTTGTCCATATCATGGAGCAGATAAGGGTCATGCAAGTCCTCCAAAGAAGGTTCTAAAAATTTCTTCAGACTTTCTTGGTCCTGAATCCCTCTCTCAAATAATAACCGAGCCACCTCAGAACCCAGTCCAGCCTTCTTGGCTATCTTTGTAAAATCCGCATCTTCAACCTGCGGGGCAAACTGCCATTCATAAGTAGGTGTTATCAAAAAGACATCCACTCTTTCTAAGAATTCTATTGCTTCATTATAACATGATTTAGGCTTTTTCTCTATCCAGATTGCTTTTTTATAAAATTTTAGTGAATTTTTAAGATATGATTTGACAAGACAAATTTTTTGGTGTAAAATCATGTTATAAAATCTAACACAAAGGAGATTCCTTATGGCTTTAGTAGAATTTGAACACGTCGAAAAATATTACGGGGACTACCACGCGCTCCGCGACATCAATCTCCGTTTTGAAAAAGGACAAGTCGTTGTCCTACTCGGACCATCTGGTTCTGGGAAATCCACTCTTATCCGTACCATCAATGGTTTGGAGGCTGTCGACAAGGGAAGTCTTCTAGTCAATGGCCACCAAGTTGCTGGTGCCAGCCAGAAAGATTTGGTACCTCTTCGCAAGGAAGTCGGCATGGTTTTCCAACATTTTAACCTCTATCCGCACAAAACAGTGTTAGAAAACGTAACACTTGCACCTATAAAAGTTCTAGGAATTGAAAAAAAAGAAGCTGAAAAAACAGCTCAAAAATATCTGGAATTTGTAAATATGTGGGACAAGAAAGATTCATATCCAGCCATGCTGTCTGGTGGACAAAAGCAACGGGTTGCCATTGCACGTGGACTCGCTATGCATCCGGAACTCCTCCTCTTTGATGAACCAACATCTGCCCTTGACCCTGAAACCATCGGTGATGTTCTGGCAGTTATGCAAAAATTGGCCCACGATGGTATGAATATGATTATCGTTACTCATGAAATGGGCTTTGCCCGTGAAGTTGCGGACCGCATCATCTTTATGGCTGATGGAGAAGTTTTGGTGGATACGACAGATGTTGATGACTTTTTCGACAATCCAAGCGAACCTCGTGCCCAACAATTCCTCAGCAAAATCATCAACCACGAAAGTGACAAAGTCAAATAAGGAGGCGCCTATGAAAAAGAAATTCTTTTTATCCGCATTATTGATTAGCCTTTTCGGCCTTACTGCTACAAAACCAGTTCAGGCTGACACCAGTGTCGCAGACATTCAAAAGAGAGGCGAGCTGGTTGTCGGTGTGAAACAAGACGTTCCCAATTTCGGTTATAAGAATCCTAAGACTGGGACCTATTCCGGTATCGAAACTGACTTGGCCAAAATGGTAGCAGATGAGCTCAAGGTCAAGGTTCGCTATGTGCCGGTTACAGCGCAAACCCGTGGACCCCTTCTAGACAATGAACAGGTCGATATGGATATCGCAACCTTCACCATCACAGATGAACGCAAAAAACTCTACAACTTCACCAGCCCTTACTACACAGATGCCTCTGGCTTTTTGGTCAATAAATCTGCCAAAATCAAAAAGATTGAGGACCTAAACGGCAAAACCATCGGAGTTGCCCAAGGTTCCATCACCCAACGCCTGATTACTGAACTGGGTAAAAAGAAAGGCCTGAAGTTTAAATTCGTCGAACTTGGTTCCTACCCAGAATTGATTACGTCCCTACACGCTCACCGTATTGATGCTTTTTCCGTTGACCGCTCGATTCTATCTGGCTACACTAGTAAACGGACAGCACTACTAGATGATAGTTTCAAGCCATCTGACTACGGTATCGTTACCAAGAAATCAAATACCGAGCTCAACGACTATCTCGATAACTTGGTTACTAAATGGAGCAAAGATGGTAGTTTGCAGAAACTTTATGACCGTTACAAGCTCAAACCATCTAGCCATACCGCAGATTAAGGAGGACACCCTATGACAGATTTATCATCTTGGACAGCCTATTTTCAGGATTTTGGACAATTTTTCAACGGTTTCCTCTTCACCCTTGCCCTAGCGATCGGATCCTTTATCCTCGCCATGGTCTTAGGCATCTTATTTGGAGCCATGTCAACCAGTAAACGTCCAATTTTACGCATTTTAGCTCGCATCTTTGTGGAGTTTTACCAAAACACTCCCCTCTTAGTGCAGTTTGTCATCGTTTTTTATGGCCTACCTCTTATCAGTGACCATATCATCATGATTCCAATTTATTGGACAGCTGTACTCTGCGTGGGACTCTATCACGGCGCCTATATCGCTGAGGTTATTCGCTCAGGGATTCAGTCTATTCCTAGCGGTCAAATGGAGGCAGCCTTGTCACAAGGGTTTACCTATATCAGTGGCCATGCGCTTGATTATCTTGCCTCAGGCCTTTCGTATCATTCTCCCTCCTTTGACCAACCAAATCGTCAACCTCATCAAGAACACCTCAACAGTCGCTATCATCTCTGGAGTAGATTTGATGTTTGTGACCAAGTCTTGGTCAGCCCTCAACGGAAACTACATTCCAGCATTTTTAGGCGCTGCTCTACTATACTTTTCTCTTTGCTTTCCTGTTGCCCAGTTTGGTCGCAAGATGGAGCAAGCCAACAAAAAAGCCTATTCACTTTAGGAGGTTACTATGGAATCCATTTTAGAAGTTTTGACCCCAGATAACCTAGTCTTTATCTTTAAAGGATTTGGCTTGACCCTCTACATTTCTCTGATTGCCATCGTCCTCTCTACCCTTATCGGAACGGTGCTAGCCGTCATGAGAAATGGTAAAAATCCTGTCTTAAGGATCATCTCCAGCATTTACATCGAATTTGTGCGTAACGTTCCTAACCTCCTCTGGATTTTCACTATCTTTTTGGTTTTCAAGATGAAATCCACTCCAGCAGGAATCACTGCCTTCACTCTCTTTACCTCAGCAGCTCTAGCTGAGATTATTCGAGGCGGTCTCAATGCCGTAGACAAGGGACAGTACGAAGCAGGAATGTCACAAGGATTTACTTCTGCACAAATCCTCTACCACATCATTCTCCCACAAGCCATTCGCAAAATGTTGCCAGCCATCATTTCTCAGTTTGTAACCGTGATTAAGGATACCAGCCTCCTCTACTCTGTTATCGCCCTACAAGAACTCTTTGGAGCTAGCCAAATTCTCATGGGCCGTTATTTCGAACCAGAGCAGGTCTTCAGTCTTTATATCCTGATTGCCCTCATCTACTTCAGCTTTAACCTAGCAATTTCTAGCCTGTCACATATGCTAGCCAAACGTTGGCAACAAGCTGCAGAATAATACTCTTCGAAAATCAAATTCAAACCACGTCAGCTTCCATCTGCAACCTCAAAACAGTGTTTTGAGCAACCTGTGGCTAGCTTCCTAGTTTGCTCTTTGATTTTCATTGAGTATAAACAGCCACTCTCCAGTTCATTGGAGAGTCTTTCTACGCAATCGCCAAAAAAACACTGCCAGATTCCTCTAGCAGTGTTTTGAGTTTCATTTGCTTAGTAAATTGTTCTTTCAGTTTCTACATCGAAGAAGTGTGCTTTGTTCAAGTCAAATCCAAGTTCAACTGTTGCACCTGTTTGCAAGTAGTCACGAGCATCAACTTTAGCAACAAATTCATCTTTACCAACTTGGCAGTAAAGGTGAGATTCTGAACCAAGCAATTCTGATACAGAGATAGTCGCTTTTACAACACAGTCTGGGAATGTTTCAAGGAAAGCAGGTTCTGCATTCACGTCTTCTGGACGGATACCGAAGATCAATTCTTTACCTTCGTAGCCTTTTTCACGAAGAACTTTCAAAGCACCTTCTGGAACTTTCAAACGGAAACCGTCAGAAACAATTTCGCTACCAACCAATTTCACGTTGATGAAGTTCATAGCTGGGCTTCCGATGAATCCTGCTACGAATTTGTTAACTGGGTTTTTGTAAACTTCTTGAGGAGTACCGATTTGTTCTACACGTCCGATAGTACCTGTACCAGCAGGGTTCTTAGTTGCTGACATGATAACGATACGGTCTGCAAGTGTCATCGCTTCTGTTTGGTCGTGAGTTACGTAGATAGTTGTAGCTCCGATACGACGGTGGATTTTAGCGATTTCAGCACGCATTGATACACGAAGTTTAGCATCCAAGTTTGACAAAGGCTCGTCCATCAAGAATACTTTTGCGTCACGGACAATCGCACGACCCATGGCAACACGTTGACGTTGACCACCTGAAAGGTCAGCTGGTTTACGTTCCAAGAATTCTTTCAATCCAAGGATTTCAGCTGCTTCTTGCACACGTTTGTCGATGTCTTCCTTGCTATATTTACGCAATTTCAAACCGAAAGCCATGTTATCATAAACAGTCATGTGTGGGTAAAGAGCGTAGTTTTGGAATACCATGGCGATATCACGGTCTTTTGGAGCTACGTCGTTGACAACCACGCCATCGATAGATGCAGTACCTTCTGTGATGTCTTCAAGACCAGCAATCATACGAAGAGTTGTTGATTTACCACATCCTGAAGGACCTACGAAAACGATGAACTCTTTGTCTTTGATGTCCAAGTTGAAGTCTTCAACTGAGTAGTGTTCGCTGTTTGGATATTTTTTGTAAATATTTTTAAGATTCAATTCTACCATGAGGTGAACTCCTTTTGTCTTTTGATAGTTTTATTATAGATGAAAACGCTTTACATTTCTATGGCAAGATGACCAAAAAAATAAAAAAGTTCTGTGCAACTTGCACAAAACTTTAGAGAATATCTGGTAAAATCAATTGATAACACAAGGTGAGATCTGTCAACTCCTTCAACTGAAGCCCTGTCAATTCTTCCCATTTATCAATCTTATATTGGAGAGAATTGCGGTGCAGATAGAGTTTCTGGGCTGTTTTAGTGAGAACAGCACTATTTTCCCAAAGAGAGAGGATGATTTCCTGAATCTGATCTTGATCCAAAATCATCTGGTGTAGACATTCCTTGATTGGCTTCAAGTCCACGAGCCTTTCTCCCATACTCCATAGATAGAGCTGAGAAAAAGTATGAACACCTTGGTGACCCTGACGCCACCAGGTCTTAAACAAATCGCGCTCTGCTTTGATTAAGTCTGATAGGGCTTGATGGCCTGTCTGAGACCAAACCTGACCTAACATGATAGAGAGACGCAGTCCAAAGTCATATTCAACCGCTTCAATCGTATCACTTAAAATAGCTCGTACAGAGGTGTACTTATCTTGTTGGAGAACAAAAATGTAATCCTGCGCTCCCACCTGTAGCACTGTCTGACAGTTAGGAAAAAGGGTCCGCATCATATCTAGCCAAGAAGCTAGATTTTCCTGCTGAAAATAGGAAAGATGACAATAGGCCAACTGAATCTTTTTAAAAGTTTGTGGTGCTTGTCCCTTGCCCTCAATCAGAAAAGAATACCAAGGATTGAGCGAACGAGCCTGCTCCTGCTGGGTCAAAAGGGAAATCAACTGCTTTTCACGCTCACTGAGCCCAGTTTCCTCCAGCAAAATCCACTGCTGAGAAGCTAAAGGGAGGGTAAGATATCCCTCTTTCTCTACTGGTTGGTCTGAAATCTGAGCTTCAGGAAACCAGTCTTGTAGTTCTTTTGACATCATGTCCTAACCCTCCACTTTTTGGATGCACCACGAAATCAAGCTCTCAAGACGTTCCAGATTTTCAGTCATATGAAGATAGCCCATCACAGCTTCAAAACCTGTGGACATACGGTAAGTCACCACATCAGCATTTTTAGCCTTTGTGTGACTATTGGTATTGCGACCACGTTTGTAGATTTCTTCTTCTTTTTCCGTTAGGACCTGCTCCTCCAACATGAGAGAAATCAGGCGAGCCTGAGCCTTGGCTGAGACATACTTGGTCGCTTCTTGATGGAGTTTATTGGGCTTGGTCATACCTTTGAGGATGAGGTGACGACGAATATACATAGAATACACCGCGTCCCCCTCAAAGGCTAGCGCAATCCCGTTAATGAGATTGACATCAATCACGTGTCCACCTCACTCCATCTTTGGTATCAAGGAGCTTAATCCCTTGAGCAGCCAATTGGTCACGGATTTGGTCTGCTGTCGCAAAGTCACGATTGGCACGCGCCTCTTGTCGTTTTTGAATCAAGGCTTCAATGTCTGCATCTAAAACTTCCTCGACAAAGACAATTCCAAAGACTTCCAACATATCCGCAAGAGCTTGCTTGACACTTGCATCATAGTTGCCGGAATTGATCCACTTGGCCATTTCAAAGACAACTGTGATTCCATTTGCAGCGTTAAAATCTTCATCCATTGCAGCCACAAACTTGTCTTTAAAAGCCTGTAACTCTTGAGCATCTACAGTCCCAGAAAATGGTTGTTCGTAAGTGTTCTTTAGATACTTGAGATTAGTCTCTGCATCACGCACTGCCTTTTCTGTAAAGTTGATTGGCTTGCGATAATGTTGAGTCGCAAAGAAGAAACGAAGCACTTGCCCATCGAGGGTTTTGAGGGCATCATGCACTGTAATAAAGTTGCCCAAGGATTTGGACATCTTGACATTATCGATATTGACAAAACCATTGTGCATCCAGTAGTTGGCAAAGGTCTTACCTGTTTTAGCTTCAGACTGGGCAATTTCATTGGTGTGGTGAGGAAACTCAAGGTCAGCTCCACCACCGTGAATATCAATGGTGTCGCCCAAAATCTCTGTTGACATGACTGAACACTCGATGTGCCAGCCCGGACGACCAGGTCCCCAAGGACTGTCCCAAGAAATCTCGCCTAATTTGGCAGCTTTCCATAGGGCAAAGTCTACAGGATTTTCCTTACGAGCCGTTTCTTCATCGGTTCGACCTGAAGCACCTAGCTCCAAATCTTCCAATGTTTTATTTGCTAATTTAGCATAGTTATGGGATTTTTCAACACGGAAGTAAACATCCCCTTGGCTCTCATAGGCAAAACCTTTTTCAATCAACTCTTCCACAAAGCGGATGATATCCGCCATAAACTCCACTACACGCGGATGGCGGGTCGCAGGCTTCACGCCTAAGGCCGTCACATCCTCACGAAAGGCAGCAATGTACTTGTCCGCAACCTCCTGGGGCGTGATACCTTCTTCCTTGGCACGGTTGATAATTTTATCATCTACATCTGTAAAATTGGAAATATAGGCAACCTCATACCCACGATACTCAAAATAACGACGAATCGTATCAAAAGCTACCGTCGAACGGGCATTCCCCACGTGGATATAGTTGTACACGGTTGGCCCACAAACATACATCTTGACTTTGCCGTCCTCGATTGGGACAAATTCTCGCAAATCACGAGACATGGTGTCATAGATTTTAATCATAAAATAATAGTCAGGAAAGCCAAAATCCAAGAACAGTTAATTTCATCACTAAGAGTTCAATTGAATTTCAGTCCGAATCTCTCTACACTTCGGAATCCCTTGCTCCTTTCTCATTCAGATAAACCACCTGGGTCTGTTTGACAAAGCCAATCTTTTCATACAAACGTTTGGCACCTACATTGCTATCTTCCACTGCAATCTGAAATTCCTTATCATTTTGCTCAATGAGTTGGTTGACGAGGGATTTTGCTAAATAACTTCCATAACCTTTCCCACGTTCAGATTCAGATATTGCTAAACCGTAGAAGTAATTCGTATTAGTCGATAAATCTACCGTGCAAGTTCCAATAACCTGACTATTTTTTAATAAAATATATAGGCGACTTTCTGGATCTTTCAGAGCCTCAGCGACATATCTATCCACAACTTCTCTCGATTCATGTTCCTCTGAAAATGCCTGAAATTTTAACTGACTAATTTGCTCCTGATACGAACTATCTGCTAACAAAACTTCAAGATTAGAAACCTTTGCTAACGGATAAGGTTTTCTATCCTTACCTAACCAAGTTTCTGTCTCTTCATCCTCGATTAGTCCCCAGTTGCTGACAAAATCAGGATAGCGGTCTAGAAAAACACGCTCTGTCTGAAAAGTGACTGAATGAATCGGAAAAGAAGCTGTTTCTCTCTCAAAACTAGTAAACAATGCACGTGCAATCCCCTGACGGCGATGGGCTGGATGAACCAGTATCGTCACTTCTACATCTTGATCATCTGCATAGACAGTTAATAAACCAACAAGTTCGCCTTTTTCATAATAAAGGAAAAAGGCGGGCATGTTTGGGTCAAAATTAAGCATGTTAGAGAGATAGGGATCACGATAGGTGCCGTCATAGTTTTGGCAACAGTTAATTAGTTTTTTCGCCTCAGATAGCTCCTCTTGGCTTAACTTGTTTCTTGCTTGAATCATATAGGTATCCTCTACAAACCAGACGATCTGTGACTTACATCTTTAGCCTGCTCGAGTTTATTGACGTAGTACTCTCGTTTTTCTTCGACTTCGTGAATGACTGGCTCATCCTTCTTACCATGTACACGGACAATCTTAGCAGGAATACCGACAACTGTCACATCACTAGGTACGTCTGCTACAACAACTGCTGCTGCACCGACCTTGGCATTTTCACCAATTTCCACAGGTCCGATAACTTGGGCATGGGCTGATATGAGAGCTCCCTTTCGAACGGTCGGATGGCGTTTGCCAACATCCTTACCAGTCCCACCAAGAGTCACCCCGTGATAAAGAAGAACACCTTTTTCAACGATCGCTGTTTCCCCAATCACCAAACCAGAACCATGGTCGATAAAGACACCTGAATCAATCTGGGCACCTGGATGAATCTCAATCTGAGTCCAAAAGCGCCAAAACTGACTGTGCATACGAGCCAAGAGTTTGAAGCCATGCTTCCAGAGAAAATGCGAAAGACGGTGGGCCGCCAAGGCCTTGACACCTGGATAAGTCAGCAAAACCTCCAAAGTGGTGCGGGCCGCTGGATCATTTTCTTTTACGATATCAATGGTTTCGCGCCACCATCCCATACATTTCTCCTTTTCTTATTCTGAATCTTTTGGTGTTTCTGTAACTTCTTTCTTAGGTTTGTGGTCCTTGTGATGACGTGGGCGGTGAGGTCTCTCAGACTTTTCGCCTTTTTCATCACGTTCAGGTTTTGGAGGACGAGGAAGAAGGGCTTTCATAGAAGCATCCACACGTCCTTTTTCATCAATCTTGATAACCTTAACATCAACTTCATCCCCGATGGCTACCAAGTCTTCGACATTATTGGTACGCGTCCAAGCCATCTCCGAGATATGAACGAGGGCATCCGTCTTGTCAAAGAGGTTGACAAAGGCACCAAATTTCTCGATACGAACAACCTTAGCATGGTAAACTTCATCCACTTTGGCTTCACGGACCAAACCAGCAATAATTTCTTTAGCACGGTTAATAGCATCTTGGTCGCTAGAGTAGATAGACACATTTCCTTCTTCATCGATATCAATCTTAACGCCTGTTTCAGCGATAATCTTGTCGATAGTTTCTCCACCTTTACCGATGACAATCTTAATCTTGTCCACATCAATCTTGATGGTATCAATTTTTGGAGCAGTTGGAGCCAATTCTGGACGAACTTCTGGAATGGTTGCTTCAATCACATCAAGAATTTCAAAACGGGCTTTCTTGGCTTGGGCAAGGGCTTCTGTCAAGATTTCTGCAGTGATTCCTTGAATCTTGATATCCATTTGAAGGGCTGTAATCCCGTCACGAGTACCAGCAACCTTAAAGTCCATATCTCCAAAGTGATCTTCCAAACCTTGGATATCTGTCAAGACTGTGTAGTTATTTCCATCTGAGATGAGACCCATGGCAATACCAGCTACTGGCGCCTTAATTGGCACACCACCAGCCATAAGGGCAAGAGTTCCCGCACAGATAGAAGCTTGAGATGAAGAACCATTTGATTCCAAGACTTCTGCTACCAGACGGATAGCGTATGGGAATTCTTCCAAACTTGGCAAGACTTGAGCAAGAGCACGCTCACCAAGAGCACCGTGACCGATTTCACGACGACCTGGCGCACCGTAACGACCAGTTTCCCCTACAGAATATTGAGGGAAGTTATAGTGGTGCATAAAGCGTTTCTTATACTCTGGATCCAAACCATCGATGATTTGAGTTTCTCCCATCGGAGCCAAGGTCAAAACTGAAAGAGCCTGAGTTTGTCCACGAGTAAAGAGACCTGAACCGTGCACACGAGGAAGGAAGTCAACAACCGCATCCAAAGGACGGATTTCATCAACCTTACGACCATCAGGACGAACCTTATCTTCTGTAATCAAACGGCGCACTTCAGCGTGCTCCATTTGTTCCAAGATTTCAGCCACATCACGCATAATGCGGTCAAATTCTTCGTGGTCCGCATATTTTTCTTCGTAAACAGCAGTCACTTGGTCTTTAACTGCTTGAGTTGCAGCTTCACGAGCCAATTTTTCTTCTACTTGAACCGCTTTTTGAAGGTCGCTGTTGTAGGCTGCGATGATTTCAGACTGCAAGTCAGCGTCCACATGAAGCAATTCTACTTCTGCTTTTTCCTTACCGACAGCAGCAACGATTTCTTCTTGGAAAGCAATCAATTCTTTGACCGCTTCGTGCCCTTTAAGGAGCGCTTCCAGCATGATTTCTTCTGACAATTCTTTGGCACCAGACTCTACCATGTTGATGGCGTGTTTAGTTCCTGCTACTGTCAATTCAAGGAGAGATTGCTCTGCTTGCTCTTGCGTAGGGTTGATGATGATTTGACCATCCACATAACCCACTTGGACACCAGCGATTGGGCCATCAAATGGGATATCTGAAATAGAAAGTGCCAAGGATGAACCAAACATAGCTGCCATCGGTGCAGAAGCATTTTCATCATAAGAAAGCACGGTGTTGATGACTTGGACTTCATTACGGAAACCTTCCGCAAACATAGGACGGATTGGACGATCAATCAAACGCGCTGTCAAGGTCGCATCTGTTGAAGGACGTCCTTCACGTTTCATAAAGCCACCAGGAAACTTCCCAGCCGC
This portion of the Streptococcus mitis B6 genome encodes:
- a CDS encoding Mini-ribonuclease 3; translation: MIDVNLINGIALAFEGDAVYSMYIRRHLILKGMTKPNKLHQEATKYVSAKAQARLISLMLEEQVLTEKEEEIYKRGRNTNSHTKAKNADVVTYRMSTGFEAVMGYLHMTENLERLESLISWCIQKVEG
- a CDS encoding transporter substrate-binding domain-containing protein, whose protein sequence is MKKKFFLSALLISLFGLTATKPVQADTSVADIQKRGELVVGVKQDVPNFGYKNPKTGTYSGIETDLAKMVADELKVKVRYVPVTAQTRGPLLDNEQVDMDIATFTITDERKKLYNFTSPYYTDASGFLVNKSAKIKKIEDLNGKTIGVAQGSITQRLITELGKKKGLKFKFVELGSYPELITSLHAHRIDAFSVDRSILSGYTSKRTALLDDSFKPSDYGIVTKKSNTELNDYLDNLVTKWSKDGSLQKLYDRYKLKPSSHTAD
- a CDS encoding helix-turn-helix domain-containing protein — translated: MMSKELQDWFPEAQISDQPVEKEGYLTLPLASQQWILLEETGLSEREKQLISLLTQQEQARSLNPWYSFLIEGKGQAPQTFKKIQLAYCHLSYFQQENLASWLDMMRTLFPNCQTVLQVGAQDYIFVLQQDKYTSVRAILSDTIEAVEYDFGLRLSIMLGQVWSQTGHQALSDLIKAERDLFKTWWRQGHQGVHTFSQLYLWSMGERLVDLKPIKECLHQMILDQDQIQEIILSLWENSAVLTKTAQKLYLHRNSLQYKIDKWEELTGLQLKELTDLTLCYQLILPDIL
- the recJ gene encoding single-stranded-DNA-specific exonuclease RecJ, producing the protein MITPTYEWQFAPQVEDADFTKIAKKAGLGSEVARLLFERGIQDQESLKKFLEPSLEDLHDPYLLHDMDKAVERIRQAIEEGENILVYGDYDADGMTSASIVKESLEQLGAECRVYLPNRFTDGYGPNASVYKYFIEQEGISLIVTVDNGVAGHEAIELAQSMGVDVIVTDHHSMPETLPDAYAIVHPEHPDANYPFKYLAGCGVAFKLACALLEEVQVELLDLVAIGTIADMVSLTDENRILVQYGLEMLGHTQRIGLQEMLDMAGIAANEVTEETVGFQIAPRLNALGRLDDPNPAIDLLTGFDDEEAHEIALMIHQKNEERKEIVQSIYEEAKTMVDPEKKVQVLAKEGWNPGVLGIVAGRLLEELGQTVIVLNIEDGRAKGSARSVEAVDIFEALDPHRDLFIAFGGHAGAAGMTLEVEKLSDLSQVLEDYVREKGADAAGKNKLNLDEELNLETLSLETVKSFERLAPFGMDNQKPVFYIKDFQVESARTMGAGNAHLKLKISKGEASFEVVAFGQGRWATEFAQTKNLELAVKLSVNQWNGQTALQLMMVDARVEGVQLFNIRGKNAVLPEGVPVLDFAGEVPNIAASEAIVVKTIPEDITQLKTIFQKQNFSAVYFKNDIDKAYYLTGYGTRDQFAKLYKTIYQFPEFDIRYKLKDLATYLNIQQILLVKMIQVFEELGFVTIKDGVMTVNKEAPKREIGESRIYQNLKQTVKDQEMMALGTVQEIYDFLMEKE
- a CDS encoding amino acid ABC transporter ATP-binding protein; this translates as MALVEFEHVEKYYGDYHALRDINLRFEKGQVVVLLGPSGSGKSTLIRTINGLEAVDKGSLLVNGHQVAGASQKDLVPLRKEVGMVFQHFNLYPHKTVLENVTLAPIKVLGIEKKEAEKTAQKYLEFVNMWDKKDSYPAMLSGGQKQRVAIARGLAMHPELLLFDEPTSALDPETIGDVLAVMQKLAHDGMNMIIVTHEMGFAREVADRIIFMADGEVLVDTTDVDDFFDNPSEPRAQQFLSKIINHESDKVK
- a CDS encoding ABC transporter ATP-binding protein, which codes for MVELNLKNIYKKYPNSEHYSVEDFNLDIKDKEFIVFVGPSGCGKSTTLRMIAGLEDITEGTASIDGVVVNDVAPKDRDIAMVFQNYALYPHMTVYDNMAFGLKLRKYSKEDIDKRVQEAAEILGLKEFLERKPADLSGGQRQRVAMGRAIVRDAKVFLMDEPLSNLDAKLRVSMRAEIAKIHRRIGATTIYVTHDQTEAMTLADRIVIMSATKNPAGTGTIGRVEQIGTPQEVYKNPVNKFVAGFIGSPAMNFINVKLVGSEIVSDGFRLKVPEGALKVLREKGYEGKELIFGIRPEDVNAEPAFLETFPDCVVKATISVSELLGSESHLYCQVGKDEFVAKVDARDYLQTGATVELGFDLNKAHFFDVETERTIY
- a CDS encoding amino acid ABC transporter permease, with the protein product MESILEVLTPDNLVFIFKGFGLTLYISLIAIVLSTLIGTVLAVMRNGKNPVLRIISSIYIEFVRNVPNLLWIFTIFLVFKMKSTPAGITAFTLFTSAALAEIIRGGLNAVDKGQYEAGMSQGFTSAQILYHIILPQAIRKMLPAIISQFVTVIKDTSLLYSVIALQELFGASQILMGRYFEPEQVFSLYILIALIYFSFNLAISSLSHMLAKRWQQAAE